From one Lycium ferocissimum isolate CSIRO_LF1 chromosome 7, AGI_CSIRO_Lferr_CH_V1, whole genome shotgun sequence genomic stretch:
- the LOC132064895 gene encoding B3 domain-containing protein At3g19184-like, producing MVESKKKMLAYEESRLKRLEENKKRMEDLNLTKLAQAVRNATSPKPSPMKKMKPRVKQEVDKSTVRRSNRVADKPAPNYREVPVEPMERPRSYQRRDLLNRVYAADEDRRYAIERAEQLESEIGADFPSFVKPMLQSHVTGGFWLGLPNHFCKRHLPKRDEYITLIDENGDESETKYLALKSGLSGGWRGFAIDHELVDGDALVFQLIAPTRFKVYIIRVNQAED from the exons atggtgGAATCAAAGAAGAAGATGTTAGCCTATGAAGAAAGCAGATTGAAGAGATTGGAAGAGAACAAGAAGAGAATGGAAGACCTTAATCTCACTAAGCTCGCTCAAGCTGTTCGTAATGCTACTTCCCCTAAGCCCTCTCCT atgaagaagatgaagccGCGGGTTAAGCAGGAGGTGGATAAATCTACTGTGAGAAGGTCTAATCGTGTTGCTGATAAGCCTGCTCCAAACTATAGAGAA GTTCCTGTTGAACCTATGGAAAGACCAAGGAG CTACCAGCGAAGGGATTTGTTAAATCGCGTATATGCAGCAGATGAAGATAGGCGGTATGCTATAGAAAGAGCAGAGCAGTTAGAATCGGAGATAGGTGCTGATTTCCCAAGTTTTGTGAAACCTATGCTGCAATCACATGTAACTGGTGGGTTTTGGCTG GGTCTTCCTAATCACTTTTGCAAGAGACATCTCCCTAAACGGGATGAATATATCACCTTGATTGATGAGAATGGAGATGAATCTGAGACAAAATACCTTGCATTAAAGTCAGGGCTGAGTGGTGGATGGAGGGGTTTCGCCATTGATCATGAATTAGTTGACGGCGATGCACTGGTTTTTCAGTTGATTGCGCCAACAAGATTTAAG GTTTACATCATAAGGGTTAACCAAGCGGAAGATTAG